One Acidobacteriota bacterium genomic window carries:
- a CDS encoding formate dehydrogenase accessory sulfurtransferase FdhD yields the protein MGIVAKSQEVEHPRRSIALTSVEQWQEGSVTRVQDYLAVEEPLEIRIGDVPMSVTMRTPGHDQELAAGFLLTEGIISDQGELKALQPVTGPGAGNAINAELSIRTDSVSAQMQRNFLAASSCGICGKATIDSIRVRGVKAPNRGFRIGSEILCELPELLRKEQAVFGRTGGLHAAAAFNSSGELLVTREDIGRHNAVDKVVGWALLNNRLPLSDVALMVSGRGGFEIVQKALVAGIPVLASVSAPSSLAVQLAREFGMTLVGFLRGQRFVVYSGERRIRGNGTVDKEQKSRS from the coding sequence ATGGGAATCGTGGCCAAATCTCAAGAAGTTGAACATCCACGGCGTAGCATCGCTCTTACCTCAGTCGAGCAGTGGCAAGAGGGATCTGTCACTCGCGTGCAGGACTACCTCGCCGTCGAGGAACCACTCGAGATTCGCATCGGAGATGTACCCATGAGCGTCACCATGCGAACTCCGGGGCATGATCAGGAATTAGCTGCGGGCTTCCTGCTTACCGAAGGCATTATTTCCGACCAGGGCGAGTTGAAGGCGCTCCAGCCGGTGACCGGCCCTGGGGCAGGGAACGCGATAAACGCAGAACTCTCGATTAGAACCGATTCTGTCTCGGCGCAGATGCAACGAAACTTTCTGGCCGCCTCCAGTTGCGGAATCTGTGGCAAGGCCACGATCGACTCAATTCGCGTGCGCGGTGTCAAGGCACCAAACCGGGGATTTAGGATCGGCTCAGAAATTCTTTGTGAGTTGCCCGAACTACTTCGTAAAGAGCAGGCGGTCTTCGGGCGAACAGGAGGACTCCACGCTGCCGCGGCGTTTAACTCTTCCGGCGAGTTGCTCGTGACTCGCGAAGACATCGGCCGGCACAATGCTGTGGACAAAGTGGTCGGCTGGGCGTTGCTAAATAACCGGTTGCCGCTGTCCGACGTTGCTCTGATGGTCAGTGGAAGAGGCGGATTCGAGATCGTGCAAAAAGCCCTTGTTGCTGGCATACCTGTTCTTGCATCGGTTTCAGCTCCATCGAGCCTCGCAGTTCAACTCGCGCGGGAGTTCGGTATGACACTGGTTGGATTCCTGCGCGGGCAGCGCTTTGTCGTCTACTCGGGAGAGAGGCGAATCAGGGGAAACGGGACAGTGGACAAGGAACAGAAAAGTCGCAGCTAA
- a CDS encoding DUF885 domain-containing protein, with protein sequence MKTLTAMILLASCLYAQQPSPKAASQASGDTAFRKLADRYFDEVYFKFNPTQGTAAGFHQYDSQFEDLSSQTIGTQVGALHRFRALFDQVDPGELSPEARVDRDLLISNIMSTLLALEKIRPWELNPDIYSSSTAASAFTIMSRKFAPADERLKALAEREQKMPALLDEARQNLKNPPRIYTEVALEQMPGIIGFFQKDVPAAFVDAKDPATKQAFDKANSELIAALQKYEQYVKTEVLPHSSGDFKIGADNYRKKLLYDEMVDTPLDRLLEIGTADLKKNQEEFKRVAAEIDPKKTPRQILEELESDHPASNQLLQSFRDTFSSLRSFIQQKHIITIPSPVLPTLEETPPFARALTTASMDTPGPYETVAKEAYFNVTLPEANWPKEQVDDYLSGFNRGTIISTAVHETYPGHYVQFLWMKDAPSKVRKLLGSGTNAEGWAHYCEQMMLDEGYGQSGAGGRNEREAKMLRLGQLQDALLRNARFIVGIKMHTGKMTFDEAKDFFVTEGYQVRSVAEKEAKRGTSDPTYLVYTLGKLQIMKLRDDYRKMKGDQFNLEEFHNAFMRQGFPPIKIVRQALLGNDSPAL encoded by the coding sequence ATGAAGACTCTCACCGCAATGATTTTGCTAGCCTCCTGCCTTTATGCCCAACAACCCTCGCCGAAAGCTGCATCACAGGCTTCTGGCGACACCGCGTTCCGCAAACTTGCGGATAGATATTTCGACGAGGTGTATTTCAAGTTCAATCCTACGCAAGGAACTGCGGCCGGCTTCCATCAGTACGACTCTCAATTCGAGGATCTTTCTTCGCAAACCATTGGCACCCAGGTTGGAGCGTTGCACCGATTCCGGGCTCTGTTTGATCAAGTCGATCCGGGAGAGTTGTCTCCAGAAGCAAGAGTGGACCGTGACTTGCTCATTTCGAACATCATGAGCACGCTGTTAGCGCTAGAGAAGATTCGCCCGTGGGAATTGAATCCAGACATTTACTCCAGTTCTACCGCCGCCAGCGCATTTACGATCATGAGCCGCAAGTTTGCTCCTGCTGACGAGCGTCTCAAAGCGCTGGCGGAACGCGAGCAGAAGATGCCGGCGCTGCTCGATGAAGCGCGGCAGAACTTGAAGAATCCGCCGCGTATCTATACGGAAGTCGCGCTCGAACAGATGCCCGGCATCATCGGATTTTTTCAGAAGGATGTACCCGCAGCTTTTGTCGACGCAAAAGATCCTGCGACCAAGCAGGCATTCGATAAGGCTAATTCTGAACTAATTGCTGCGCTCCAGAAATACGAGCAGTACGTGAAGACTGAGGTGCTGCCGCATTCCAGCGGTGACTTCAAGATCGGGGCGGACAATTACCGCAAAAAACTTCTCTACGATGAGATGGTCGATACGCCGCTGGATCGTCTGCTGGAAATCGGCACTGCCGACCTGAAGAAGAATCAAGAAGAATTCAAACGAGTAGCGGCTGAGATCGATCCAAAGAAAACTCCAAGACAGATTCTCGAAGAGCTCGAGAGTGACCACCCTGCCTCGAATCAGCTTCTGCAGTCATTTCGCGATACTTTCAGCAGCCTGCGCAGTTTCATCCAGCAGAAGCATATTATTACCATTCCATCACCGGTACTTCCTACGCTGGAAGAAACCCCTCCCTTTGCGCGAGCGCTGACTACAGCCTCAATGGACACACCGGGTCCGTATGAGACCGTAGCGAAAGAGGCCTATTTCAATGTCACGCTTCCCGAAGCCAATTGGCCGAAGGAACAGGTTGATGACTATCTGAGTGGCTTCAACCGGGGAACAATTATCAGCACAGCAGTACATGAGACGTATCCCGGCCATTACGTCCAATTCCTCTGGATGAAAGATGCTCCTTCCAAAGTACGCAAGCTACTCGGGTCGGGCACGAACGCGGAAGGATGGGCGCACTACTGCGAGCAGATGATGCTCGATGAGGGCTACGGACAGTCTGGCGCGGGGGGGCGCAACGAGCGCGAAGCAAAGATGCTGAGGCTCGGACAGCTTCAGGACGCGCTTCTGCGAAATGCGCGTTTCATTGTGGGAATCAAGATGCATACCGGGAAGATGACCTTCGATGAAGCCAAAGATTTCTTCGTGACGGAAGGCTATCAAGTGCGCTCCGTGGCAGAAAAGGAAGCCAAGCGCGGCACCAGCGATCCAACTTACCTCGTGTACACGCTCGGGAAGCTCCAAATAATGAAGCTACGCGACGATTACCGGAAGATGAAGGGCGATCAGTTTAACCTGGAAGAGTTCCACAATGCATTCATGCGGCAGGGATTCCCGCCGATCAAAATCGTTCGCCAGGCGCTGTTGGGAAATGATTCGCCGGCGTTATAG
- the malQ gene encoding 4-alpha-glucanotransferase gives MGENPHCRHTGNSWTRTVSFPRSSGILLHPTSLPGPFGIGDLGPVAYEFADFLADSGQSIWQMLPLGPTGYGDSPYQCFSAFAGNPALISLSRLADEGLLDARDIDALPEFSREQVEYERVNQFKQGKLSKAFAEFRSGAPQHRQQEFAQFVEAERDWLADYALFRALKDKVGGVAWPKWDPELVSRKPAAVQRARKELALQIGEQEFLQFVFFEQWNSLKEYCGQKRIHMMGDLPIYVAHDSADVWAQPEYFHLDSHGGPTKVAGVPPDYFSATGQLWGNPIYHWERMAADEYSWWIKRFRAAFSMFDMLRVDHFRGFEAYWEVPAGERTAQNGKWVKGPGAELFAVLEAKLECLPILAENLGVITPEVEAIRERFGFPGMAILQFAFGNDPQGPSFRPHNYPRNLVAYTGTHDNDTVIGWWTSKPGEGSIRTEEDIRKERQFTRTYLGYDDTGISEPINWVFIRSLMASVADTVVFPLQDVLGEGAQARMNVPGTATGNWRWRFRGERLTEDIASRLRKIASIYDRLS, from the coding sequence ATGGGCGAGAATCCCCATTGTCGGCATACTGGAAATTCTTGGACCAGAACCGTGAGCTTCCCTAGATCGAGTGGGATTCTCCTGCACCCAACGTCACTGCCGGGACCATTCGGTATTGGCGACTTAGGTCCAGTTGCGTATGAGTTCGCCGATTTCCTCGCAGATTCCGGTCAGTCGATCTGGCAGATGCTTCCTCTCGGACCGACTGGTTATGGCGATTCGCCATATCAGTGCTTCTCAGCTTTTGCCGGTAATCCCGCCCTGATTAGTCTTTCTCGGTTGGCCGATGAAGGATTGCTCGATGCGCGGGACATCGACGCCCTACCCGAGTTTTCCCGCGAGCAGGTGGAGTACGAGCGCGTCAATCAATTCAAGCAGGGGAAGCTCAGCAAGGCCTTTGCCGAGTTCCGGAGCGGTGCACCTCAGCATCGACAGCAGGAGTTCGCGCAATTCGTCGAGGCAGAACGCGATTGGCTGGCCGACTACGCGCTCTTTCGAGCATTGAAGGACAAAGTTGGAGGTGTGGCTTGGCCCAAGTGGGATCCCGAATTGGTCTCGCGCAAGCCGGCGGCTGTGCAGCGTGCCCGCAAAGAACTCGCCTTGCAAATCGGCGAACAAGAATTTCTGCAGTTTGTCTTCTTCGAACAGTGGAATTCATTGAAGGAATACTGCGGACAGAAGAGGATCCACATGATGGGGGATCTTCCCATCTATGTTGCGCACGACAGTGCCGATGTATGGGCTCAGCCCGAGTATTTTCACCTCGATAGTCATGGCGGTCCGACCAAAGTTGCCGGTGTCCCACCAGATTATTTCAGCGCGACCGGTCAGCTCTGGGGCAATCCCATTTACCACTGGGAGCGTATGGCTGCGGACGAATATTCCTGGTGGATCAAGCGCTTCCGCGCTGCTTTCAGTATGTTCGACATGCTGCGCGTGGATCACTTCCGAGGATTTGAGGCCTACTGGGAGGTTCCAGCCGGCGAAAGGACCGCCCAGAATGGGAAATGGGTAAAAGGGCCGGGTGCCGAACTATTTGCCGTTCTCGAAGCAAAACTGGAATGTCTCCCGATTCTGGCCGAAAATCTTGGGGTGATTACGCCAGAAGTCGAAGCGATTCGCGAGCGCTTCGGATTTCCCGGAATGGCGATTCTCCAGTTCGCATTTGGGAACGATCCTCAGGGTCCAAGCTTTCGCCCGCATAATTACCCTCGAAACCTCGTCGCGTACACAGGAACCCACGACAACGACACCGTCATTGGCTGGTGGACTTCCAAGCCGGGCGAGGGAAGTATTCGCACCGAAGAAGACATTCGCAAAGAACGCCAGTTCACCCGCACTTACCTCGGCTACGACGATACTGGGATTTCTGAACCGATCAATTGGGTATTCATTAGGAGCCTGATGGCATCGGTCGCCGACACCGTTGTGTTTCCGCTCCAGGATGTGCTGGGCGAGGGAGCACAAGCGCGCATGAATGTTCCGGGCACCGCGACAGGCAATTGGCGCTGGCGGTTTCGCGGCGAACGATTGACTGAGGATATTGCGAGTCGTTTGCGCAAGATAGCATCGATTTATGATCGCTTGTCGTAG